A part of Eriocheir sinensis breed Jianghai 21 chromosome 51, ASM2467909v1, whole genome shotgun sequence genomic DNA contains:
- the LOC126982733 gene encoding proteoglycan 4-like isoform X2: MVTETMEVDSWVSVQARREQFEQLYEDSPLVTPQKPTPPAFQPTPRPRTLSIPNRTSPNSDELKAYQGKMTQSFYHEFNSKDSPPRYSSSKGTGNRSPDVVSSGQLTKNNNVLLRKNSNSPRSEESSENIVTPKSSPTKVIPLFRPTTVAPERTNVEVEKTAPPPPDPIQGKRGRFFSHIRSRSHGNFIVKRDPSEERVSSAGQKNGISAHKENKFHKDWLTPKRKQRSIDDLLGNDDSTSTSSSFEGKQRLVSNVVKNMKNKETPTVLRKLSFSKNEKDFKNMKEKSVTPSKSNKQSALLTSLSGKAGIIHLSNRHKSSSKDSGINTNLKPDIEEKPVRLRSHSTDMAKVPELIAKAVAEAASKRSLAQTRDSGTSSSSDNTLSNPRRSSQQKRETSTSSHNDDRVSDPRRTSPQTRETGTSSSSDDRLSDPPERPPRRRTPCPGQTPRRKGKAPTPPSQSSPAVIEQSKPSNGHHSDTPTKSSPEESSKSFWSRFRDASSLDNLESPPSVPSNHLVVRSCENLPDVVHTSSPSSHSNTSYTNLKSTGRPPLDNRRNRDNTDRETSKESQANLENLNANHTDETSHERHTTEVEGLPGGPPPKKPPRTFAYDIYKSTSTPTPETKSEERGVNDNPATKTATPIYAVPVKKSSKMMIPKPPVRSKSDLSKENAKPSVAPKPPHVLAKAKRTSLVDPLSNLEKEEEAAITSEFQRQAHVRYSLRRPNDPPPPSPSSPRQDEEGNTQYESTSKLSVTSSEAQHDVGYSSIHYAKENENSNTERDINRTVSSTHGSAERKSSGDYEQLTPTASPFVPASCQGGRGPGEGDQPMSLTYCPSPDLTYTHTKRSMSDETLYKGSKPGEPVYATPTFQMNNQHADKAGQKELHYMEADAGRDRGEGRLRRNSVHGREKVLGTEAEDGNKGRSSLISAWKREFRQSCRQVQSRIKKTVAR, translated from the exons ATGGTCACCGAAACAATGGAGGTGGATTCCTGGGTGAGCGTCCAGGCCCGGCGGGAACAGTTTGAACAGCTCTACGAAGACAGCCCACTGGTGACCCCTCAGAAGCCTACTCCCCCAGCCTTCCAGCCCACGCCCAGGCCCAGAACGCTATCCATACCTAACCGGACCTCCCCAAACAGTGACGAGCTCAAGGCGTACCAAGGGAAGATGACTCAGTCCTTCTACCATGAGTTTAACAGTAAGGATTCACCACCAAGGTATTCCTCCAGCAAGGGGACAGGTAACAGAAGTCCTGATGTGGTGAGCTCCGGGCAACTGACCAAGAATAATAATGTCCTACTGAGGAAAAATAGCAATTCTCCGAGAAGTGAGGAATCTTCTGAAAATATCGTAACACCAAAGTCCAGTCCAACGAAAGTCATCCCACTGTTTAGGCCAACCACAGTAGCACCCGAGAGGACAAATGTGGAGGTTGAGAAGACAGCGCCGCCTCCACCAGATCCCATTCAAGGCAAAAGGGGACGGTTCTTCTCGCACATCCGCTCAAGGTCTCACGGAAACTTCATCGTCAAAAGAGACCCCAGTGAGGAGCGGGTTTCCTCGGCCGGTCAGAAGAATGGCATCTCAGCCCATAAGGAAAACAAGTTCCACAAGGACTGGCTGACCCCCAAACGGAAGCAGAGAAGCATAGACGACCTGCTGGGCAATGACGACTCGACAAGTACGAGTTCATCCTTCGAGGGTAAGCAGAGACTCGTGTCGAACGTCGTCAAGAAcatgaaaaacaaagaaacgcCGACGGTTCTCAGGAAACTCAGCTTCTCCAAAAACGAAAAGGACTTCAAGAACATGAAAGAGAAATCCGTCACTCCAAGTAAAAGCAACAAGCAGTCAGCCCTCTTAACCTCTCTATCGGGAAAGGCCGGCATCATTCACTTATCCAACAGGCATAAGTCTAGCAGTAAGGACTCAGGGATAAACACAAACCTCAAACCAGATATCGAAGAAAAACCCGTGAGGCTCAGGTCACACTCAACGGACATGGCTAAGGTTCCCGAGCTCATCGCTAAGGCCGTGGCTGAAGCGGCGTCTAAACGAAGCTTAGCACAGACGAGGGACAGCGGCACATCATCCTCCAGCGACAACACTCTTTCCAACCCAAGACGAAGCTCACAACAGAAGAGAGAGACAAGTACATCCTCCCACAACGATGACAGAGTTTCCGATCCAAGACGGACCTCACCACAGACGAGAGAGACCGGCACATCATCCTCCAGTGACGACAGACTTTCCGACCCTCCCGAACGCCCCCCACGCCGAAGAACGCCATGCCCCGGACAAACCCCGCGGAGGAAGGGTAAAGCTCCGACCCCACCCAGTCAGTCCTCACCGGCTGTGATCGAACAAAGCAAACCAAGTAACGGCCACCACAGCGATACGCCCACTAAGTCGTCTCCAGAAGAGTCGTCCAAATCTTTCTGGAGTAGATTCAGGGATGCATCATCGCTGGACAACCTCGAGTCTCCTCCATCTGTTCCGTCGAATCACTTAGTCGTGAGGTCGTGTGAGAACCTGCCTGACGTAGTAcacacaagctctccttcctcacactCTAACACATCTTACACCAATCTAAAGTCCACCGGCAGACCTCCACTTGACAACAGACGCAACAGAGATAACACTGACAGAGAAACATCAAAGGAGAGTCAAGCTAACCTGGAGAACCTCAATGCAAATCACACAGACGAAACCTCCCATGAAAGACACACGACGGAGGTGGAAGGCTTGCCCGGCGGCCCTCCCCCGAAAAAGCCCCCAAGAACCTTCGCCTACGACATCTACAAGAGCACTAGTACACCCACACCCGAGAccaagagtgaggagagaggagtaaATGACAACCCAGCGACCAAGACCGCCACACCAATCTACGCCGTGCCAGTCAAGAAGAGCAGCAAGATGATGATCCCTAAGCCACCAGTGAGGAGCAAAAGTGACCTATCAAAGGAGAACGCCAAGCCATCCGTCGCCCCGAAACCTCCGCACGTCTTGGCCAAGGCTAAGAGGACGTCCCTGGTTGACCCCCTTTCGAatttggagaaagaggaggaagcagccaTCACCTCGGAGTTCCAGCGTCAGGCACATGTTCGGTACAGCCTCAGAAGACCGAACGATCCACCGCCGCCGTCTCCTTCATCGCCCAGACAAGACGAGGAAGGAAATACTCAATACGAATCAACGTCGAAGCTATCCGTGACCTCATCAGAAGCCCAGCATGATGTCGGGTATTCCAGCATCCACTAcgccaaagaaaatgaaaactctAACACTGAACGAGACATCAATAGGACCGTTTCCAGCACTCACGGATCAGCAGAACGCAAAAGCTCGGGTGACTATGAACAACTCACACCGACAGCCTCACCATTTGTCCCTGCCTCCTGCCAGGGTGGACGAGGCCCCGGCGAGGGTGACCAACCAATGTCGCTGACCTACTGCCCCTCGCCTGACCTGACCTACACCCACACCAAGCGCAGTATGAGTGATGAAACTCTGTACAAg GGGTCCAAGCCGGGAGAGCCTGTCTACGCCACGCCAACATTCCAGATGAACAACCAGCACGCAGACAAGGCTGGCCAGAAGGAGCTCCACTACATG gaggcagacgCCGGCCGGGACAGAGGCGAGGGGAGGCTCAGGAGGAACAGTGTCCACGGAAGGGAAAAAGTCTTGGGCACAGAAGCTGAAGATGGAAACAAGGGAAGGTCAAGCCTGATTTCAGCCTGGAAGAGAGAGTTCCGCCAAAGCTGCCGACAAGTCCAGAGCAGGATAAAGAAAACTGTGGCCAGATAG
- the LOC126982733 gene encoding proteoglycan 4-like isoform X1, whose amino-acid sequence MVTETMEVDSWVSVQARREQFEQLYEDSPLVTPQKPTPPAFQPTPRPRTLSIPNRTSPNSDELKAYQGKMTQSFYHEFNSKDSPPRYSSSKGTGNRSPDVVSSGQLTKNNNVLLRKNSNSPRSEESSENIVTPKSSPTKVIPLFRPTTVAPERTNVEVEKTAPPPPDPIQGKRGRFFSHIRSRSHGNFIVKRDPSEERVSSAGQKNGISAHKENKFHKDWLTPKRKQRSIDDLLGNDDSTSTSSSFEGKQRLVSNVVKNMKNKETPTVLRKLSFSKNEKDFKNMKEKSVTPSKSNKQSALLTSLSGKAGIIHLSNRHKSSSKDSGINTNLKPDIEEKPVRLRSHSTDMAKVPELIAKAVAEAASKRSLAQTRDSGTSSSSDNTLSNPRRSSQQKRETSTSSHNDDRVSDPRRTSPQTRETGTSSSSDDRLSDPPERPPRRRTPCPGQTPRRKGKAPTPPSQSSPAVIEQSKPSNGHHSDTPTKSSPEESSKSFWSRFRDASSLDNLESPPSVPSNHLVVRSCENLPDVVHTSSPSSHSNTSYTNLKSTGRPPLDNRRNRDNTDRETSKESQANLENLNANHTDETSHERHTTEVEGLPGGPPPKKPPRTFAYDIYKSTSTPTPETKSEERGVNDNPATKTATPIYAVPVKKSSKMMIPKPPVRSKSDLSKENAKPSVAPKPPHVLAKAKRTSLVDPLSNLEKEEEAAITSEFQRQAHVRYSLRRPNDPPPPSPSSPRQDEEGNTQYESTSKLSVTSSEAQHDVGYSSIHYAKENENSNTERDINRTVSSTHGSAERKSSGDYEQLTPTASPFVPASCQGGRGPGEGDQPMSLTYCPSPDLTYTHTKRSMSDETLYKGSKPGEPVYATPTFQMNNQHADKAGQKELHYMCSILFTDEEEADAGRDRGEGRLRRNSVHGREKVLGTEAEDGNKGRSSLISAWKREFRQSCRQVQSRIKKTVAR is encoded by the exons ATGGTCACCGAAACAATGGAGGTGGATTCCTGGGTGAGCGTCCAGGCCCGGCGGGAACAGTTTGAACAGCTCTACGAAGACAGCCCACTGGTGACCCCTCAGAAGCCTACTCCCCCAGCCTTCCAGCCCACGCCCAGGCCCAGAACGCTATCCATACCTAACCGGACCTCCCCAAACAGTGACGAGCTCAAGGCGTACCAAGGGAAGATGACTCAGTCCTTCTACCATGAGTTTAACAGTAAGGATTCACCACCAAGGTATTCCTCCAGCAAGGGGACAGGTAACAGAAGTCCTGATGTGGTGAGCTCCGGGCAACTGACCAAGAATAATAATGTCCTACTGAGGAAAAATAGCAATTCTCCGAGAAGTGAGGAATCTTCTGAAAATATCGTAACACCAAAGTCCAGTCCAACGAAAGTCATCCCACTGTTTAGGCCAACCACAGTAGCACCCGAGAGGACAAATGTGGAGGTTGAGAAGACAGCGCCGCCTCCACCAGATCCCATTCAAGGCAAAAGGGGACGGTTCTTCTCGCACATCCGCTCAAGGTCTCACGGAAACTTCATCGTCAAAAGAGACCCCAGTGAGGAGCGGGTTTCCTCGGCCGGTCAGAAGAATGGCATCTCAGCCCATAAGGAAAACAAGTTCCACAAGGACTGGCTGACCCCCAAACGGAAGCAGAGAAGCATAGACGACCTGCTGGGCAATGACGACTCGACAAGTACGAGTTCATCCTTCGAGGGTAAGCAGAGACTCGTGTCGAACGTCGTCAAGAAcatgaaaaacaaagaaacgcCGACGGTTCTCAGGAAACTCAGCTTCTCCAAAAACGAAAAGGACTTCAAGAACATGAAAGAGAAATCCGTCACTCCAAGTAAAAGCAACAAGCAGTCAGCCCTCTTAACCTCTCTATCGGGAAAGGCCGGCATCATTCACTTATCCAACAGGCATAAGTCTAGCAGTAAGGACTCAGGGATAAACACAAACCTCAAACCAGATATCGAAGAAAAACCCGTGAGGCTCAGGTCACACTCAACGGACATGGCTAAGGTTCCCGAGCTCATCGCTAAGGCCGTGGCTGAAGCGGCGTCTAAACGAAGCTTAGCACAGACGAGGGACAGCGGCACATCATCCTCCAGCGACAACACTCTTTCCAACCCAAGACGAAGCTCACAACAGAAGAGAGAGACAAGTACATCCTCCCACAACGATGACAGAGTTTCCGATCCAAGACGGACCTCACCACAGACGAGAGAGACCGGCACATCATCCTCCAGTGACGACAGACTTTCCGACCCTCCCGAACGCCCCCCACGCCGAAGAACGCCATGCCCCGGACAAACCCCGCGGAGGAAGGGTAAAGCTCCGACCCCACCCAGTCAGTCCTCACCGGCTGTGATCGAACAAAGCAAACCAAGTAACGGCCACCACAGCGATACGCCCACTAAGTCGTCTCCAGAAGAGTCGTCCAAATCTTTCTGGAGTAGATTCAGGGATGCATCATCGCTGGACAACCTCGAGTCTCCTCCATCTGTTCCGTCGAATCACTTAGTCGTGAGGTCGTGTGAGAACCTGCCTGACGTAGTAcacacaagctctccttcctcacactCTAACACATCTTACACCAATCTAAAGTCCACCGGCAGACCTCCACTTGACAACAGACGCAACAGAGATAACACTGACAGAGAAACATCAAAGGAGAGTCAAGCTAACCTGGAGAACCTCAATGCAAATCACACAGACGAAACCTCCCATGAAAGACACACGACGGAGGTGGAAGGCTTGCCCGGCGGCCCTCCCCCGAAAAAGCCCCCAAGAACCTTCGCCTACGACATCTACAAGAGCACTAGTACACCCACACCCGAGAccaagagtgaggagagaggagtaaATGACAACCCAGCGACCAAGACCGCCACACCAATCTACGCCGTGCCAGTCAAGAAGAGCAGCAAGATGATGATCCCTAAGCCACCAGTGAGGAGCAAAAGTGACCTATCAAAGGAGAACGCCAAGCCATCCGTCGCCCCGAAACCTCCGCACGTCTTGGCCAAGGCTAAGAGGACGTCCCTGGTTGACCCCCTTTCGAatttggagaaagaggaggaagcagccaTCACCTCGGAGTTCCAGCGTCAGGCACATGTTCGGTACAGCCTCAGAAGACCGAACGATCCACCGCCGCCGTCTCCTTCATCGCCCAGACAAGACGAGGAAGGAAATACTCAATACGAATCAACGTCGAAGCTATCCGTGACCTCATCAGAAGCCCAGCATGATGTCGGGTATTCCAGCATCCACTAcgccaaagaaaatgaaaactctAACACTGAACGAGACATCAATAGGACCGTTTCCAGCACTCACGGATCAGCAGAACGCAAAAGCTCGGGTGACTATGAACAACTCACACCGACAGCCTCACCATTTGTCCCTGCCTCCTGCCAGGGTGGACGAGGCCCCGGCGAGGGTGACCAACCAATGTCGCTGACCTACTGCCCCTCGCCTGACCTGACCTACACCCACACCAAGCGCAGTATGAGTGATGAAACTCTGTACAAg GGGTCCAAGCCGGGAGAGCCTGTCTACGCCACGCCAACATTCCAGATGAACAACCAGCACGCAGACAAGGCTGGCCAGAAGGAGCTCCACTACATG TGTTCCATCCTTTTCactgacgaggaggaggcagacgCCGGCCGGGACAGAGGCGAGGGGAGGCTCAGGAGGAACAGTGTCCACGGAAGGGAAAAAGTCTTGGGCACAGAAGCTGAAGATGGAAACAAGGGAAGGTCAAGCCTGATTTCAGCCTGGAAGAGAGAGTTCCGCCAAAGCTGCCGACAAGTCCAGAGCAGGATAAAGAAAACTGTGGCCAGATAG